The following are encoded together in the Vicugna pacos chromosome 26, VicPac4, whole genome shotgun sequence genome:
- the LOC140689459 gene encoding uncharacterized protein: protein MLLLLSLLPLLPPPLLPPPPPPLVLLLLLLLLHDSCFLHLSRQQLQMLEVRNMPFSLGYWFT, encoded by the coding sequence ATGCTGTTGCTACTGTCACTGCTGCCtctcctgccgccgccgctgctgccgccgccgccgccgccgctggtcctgcttttgcttttacttctccTGCATGACAGTTGTTTTCTCCATCTGAGCAGACAGCAGCTTCAGATGCTCGAGGTGAGAAACATGCCTTTCAGTTTGGGCTACTGGTTTACTTAA